A genomic window from Longimicrobiaceae bacterium includes:
- a CDS encoding efflux RND transporter periplasmic adaptor subunit, with product MSNGRKAALGGLLVVAFVGLGAAAVKNKSAKGTAVRTELASRRNLVSIVTASGKIEPKRKVDISADISGRVVQVAVEEGQWVNKGQVLVRIDPTAYEAALRRAQASVAQAQAQAAQARANLLKAQSDRRRSEQLAAGRDLISPADLEQARTQQSVAEAQLQAAQYAINQAQAGVSESQEALRKTTIVAPMSGRVTRKNIEEGETAIVGTMNNPGTVLLTVADLSVMEATVKVDETDVPNIQYGDSAVVRIDAFPNQTFSGKVTRIANSSLQTGVTAAGSDQQAVDFEVVITLDHPPADLRPDLSATADIVTAAKSNALSVPIIALTVRDHNGKKFRATTEDDPSKPQDPSAPKEEKAGEKRDEVEGVFVVENGKARFVPVQVGITGANYFEIRGGLRGGETVVSGSYQAIRDLESGNPVKVSNPPAPAAKPGTPAAAPKEKR from the coding sequence ATGTCCAATGGAAGAAAGGCCGCCCTGGGCGGCCTGCTGGTGGTCGCGTTCGTGGGGCTGGGCGCCGCCGCGGTGAAGAACAAGAGCGCCAAGGGCACCGCGGTGCGCACCGAGCTCGCGTCGCGCCGCAATCTGGTCTCCATCGTGACCGCCAGCGGCAAGATCGAGCCGAAGCGCAAGGTGGACATCTCGGCCGACATCTCGGGCCGCGTGGTGCAGGTGGCCGTTGAGGAAGGCCAGTGGGTCAACAAGGGCCAGGTGCTGGTCCGCATCGACCCCACGGCCTACGAGGCGGCGCTGCGGCGCGCGCAGGCTTCGGTGGCGCAGGCGCAGGCGCAGGCCGCCCAGGCACGGGCCAACCTGCTCAAGGCGCAGAGCGACCGCCGCCGCTCGGAGCAGCTGGCGGCGGGCCGCGACCTGATCTCGCCGGCCGACCTGGAGCAGGCGCGCACGCAGCAGTCGGTGGCCGAGGCGCAGCTGCAGGCGGCGCAGTACGCCATCAACCAGGCGCAGGCGGGGGTCAGCGAGTCGCAGGAGGCGCTGCGCAAGACGACCATCGTGGCACCCATGAGCGGCCGGGTGACGCGCAAGAACATCGAAGAGGGCGAGACGGCGATCGTGGGGACGATGAACAACCCCGGCACCGTGCTCCTCACCGTGGCCGACCTGTCGGTGATGGAGGCCACCGTGAAGGTGGACGAGACCGACGTGCCCAACATCCAGTACGGCGACAGCGCCGTGGTGCGCATCGACGCCTTCCCGAACCAGACGTTCTCGGGCAAGGTGACCCGCATCGCCAACAGCTCGCTCCAGACCGGCGTCACCGCGGCGGGCAGCGACCAGCAGGCGGTGGACTTCGAGGTGGTGATCACGCTCGACCACCCGCCCGCGGACCTGCGCCCCGACCTGTCGGCCACGGCCGACATCGTGACCGCGGCCAAGAGCAACGCGCTGTCGGTACCCATCATCGCCCTCACGGTGCGCGACCACAACGGCAAGAAGTTCCGCGCCACGACCGAGGACGACCCCAGCAAGCCGCAGGACCCGTCGGCGCCCAAGGAGGAGAAGGCGGGCGAGAAGCGCGACGAGGTGGAGGGCGTGTTCGTGGTGGAGAACGGCAAGGCGCGCTTCGTCCCCGTGCAGGTGGGCATCACCGGCGCCAACTACTTCGAGATCCGCGGCGGCCTGCGCGGCGGCGAGACGGTGGTGTCGGGCAGCTACCAGGCCATCCGCGACCTGGAGAGCGGCAACCCCGTGAAGGTGAGCAACCCGCCCGCCCCGGCCGCGAAGCCCGGGACGCCGGCGGCGGCCCCCAAGGAGAAGAGATGA